In bacterium, the genomic stretch CGGGCGCCACCGCCGGGGTCACCACGACGGCGGTGCCCGCCGACGGCGGCTGGCGGCTGAGCGGGCGCAAGATCTTCGCCTCGCTCTCGAGCGCCGCCGACCGCCACAACGTGATCTGCGTCGCTCCCGACGACCCGACCATCCGGTTCATCAGCGTGCCGACCGACAGCGAGGGGCTCAGCTTCACCGGCGACTGGGATCCGCTGGGGATGCGCGGCACGGTGTCGCTGACTCTCCTGCTGGACGACGTGTTCGTGCCCGCCGACGCCGAGTTGCTGCCCCCCGGGGTCTTCGACCAGGTGGCGTTCCGCTGGCCGCACTTCTACCTGACCCTGTCGTTCACCTACCTGGGGATCATGCGCACCGTCGTGGATTTCACCGAGGACTACCTGGCGGGCCGCATCGGACCAGGGTCGCGCCGGGAGAACCCCCAGAAGCAGGCCGGCTGGGCGGAGATGCAGGTGTCCTACGAGCGGGCCCGCGCCCTGGCGTGGACCGTGCTGGCCGAGGCCGGAGTCGACCCATCGCCGGAACAGGTGCGCCGAGCGTGGGCTTCGATGGTGTCGACAATGGAGACCGCCCCCGAACTGGCGTCCCTCGCCGTGCGGGTCTGCGGCGGCCGCTCGCTGCTGCGCCCGCACCCTCTGGAGCGCCTCTACCGCGACGCCCGCTGCGGCGCCACGATGCTGCCGTGGAGCACCGAGGCCTGCCTGGACCGGCTGGGGCGGGCCGGGCTGTCGGACACCGGGACCGGCGAGCCCCACGCTTGAGCGGGCCGAGCGCCCCGCGGCGGGCGCAGATCCAGCCGCTGCCCTGGATTCCGGCCTACGCCGGAATGACGACGTGGCGGGCGGAATGGCGGAGTGGCGGGCGGAATGGCGGAGTGGCGGGCGGAATGGCGCAGGGACGGTGACCGGGGTCAGGCCCGCCTCACGCGCACGGGGAGGTGCTTCACCCCGCTGATGAAGTTGGACCGCAGCCGTTCGGGGGCACCCGCCGGCTCGATGGCGGACACCCGCGGCAGCAGCTCCTCCAGCGTGAGGCGCACCTCCATGCGGGCCAGCCACGCCCCGAGGCACAGGTGCGGGCCGTTGCGCCCGAAGGCGACGTGGTCGTTGGGTGTGCGGGCGATGTCGAAGCGGTAGGGGTCGTCGAACTTGCGCTCGTCGTAGTCGGCGGCGACCCACCACATCACCACCTTGTCGCCCTCCCGGATCAGCCGGCCCCCCACGTCGATGTCGGTAGTGGCGGTGCGGCGGAAATGCATCGTGACCGTGGTCCAGCGCAGGATCTCCTCGGTGGCCACCGAGATCAGCGACGGGTCCTCCCGGAGCCGCTCGAGCTGCTCGGGGTGGTCCAGCAGAGCCTGCAAGCCGCCGGTGACGGTGTAACGGGTGGTGTCGTTGCCGGCGGCCACGAGCAGCGCGAAGAAGTTGTTGAACTCCAGGTCGCTGAGCGGTGAGCCGTCGGAGGTGGGCGCCAGCAGGCGGCTGATGACGTCGTCGGTGGGCCGCTCGCGGCGCAGCGCCGCGGCCTCCTGGGCGTAGCGGAACACCTCCAGGCCGGCTGGGCTGCGAAAGGGGATGAGACGGAACTCCTCGGTGTCGGTGAGGTCCACGACGTGGTCGGTGTACTCCGGGTCGGTGTTGGAAAGAAGTTGATCGCCCCAGACCACGAGTTGCTCGGCGTCGCTGTCGGGGACGCCCAGCAGGCGGCCGAGCATGCGCATCGGCAGTTGCCGGGCGATCTCGGTGACGAAATCGAACTCCTCGTGCTCCAGCGCCTCGAGGATCACCGTGCGGGCCAGGTCCCTGATGGCGTCCTCGTAGCCGTCGACCGTCTTGCGGGTGAAGCCCCGGTTGACCAGCCGCCGCAGGCGAGTATGGGCGGGCGGGTCGAGTTCCATCATCGAG encodes the following:
- a CDS encoding acyl-CoA/acyl-ACP dehydrogenase, whose translation is MTSTAPPTPPERQRELVELVADLGPAFAERAPHYDRDARFPHENYADLREAGLLGLCVPTTYGGLGADFATYGLVSEELGRYCGSTALTFNMHTATMLLCGQIADDLEMSTGGRATHERRRAAMYAGVVSEGHIHAQPFSEGNAPGATAGVTTTAVPADGGWRLSGRKIFASLSSAADRHNVICVAPDDPTIRFISVPTDSEGLSFTGDWDPLGMRGTVSLTLLLDDVFVPADAELLPPGVFDQVAFRWPHFYLTLSFTYLGIMRTVVDFTEDYLAGRIGPGSRRENPQKQAGWAEMQVSYERARALAWTVLAEAGVDPSPEQVRRAWASMVSTMETAPELASLAVRVCGGRSLLRPHPLERLYRDARCGATMLPWSTEACLDRLGRAGLSDTGTGEPHA
- a CDS encoding cytochrome P450, with the translated sequence MIPRHPWTPDSDDGHADLTSHDTFTAGVPYATFHRLRDEDPVSWWDEDDGSGFWSLTRYADVIRANQAWETFTSSEGVRLEEMDPEETEARRSMMELDPPAHTRLRRLVNRGFTRKTVDGYEDAIRDLARTVILEALEHEEFDFVTEIARQLPMRMLGRLLGVPDSDAEQLVVWGDQLLSNTDPEYTDHVVDLTDTEEFRLIPFRSPAGLEVFRYAQEAAALRRERPTDDVISRLLAPTSDGSPLSDLEFNNFFALLVAAGNDTTRYTVTGGLQALLDHPEQLERLREDPSLISVATEEILRWTTVTMHFRRTATTDIDVGGRLIREGDKVVMWWVAADYDERKFDDPYRFDIARTPNDHVAFGRNGPHLCLGAWLARMEVRLTLEELLPRVSAIEPAGAPERLRSNFISGVKHLPVRVRRA